The DNA segment TAGACGAAGGAGGCGGCGGTGTCGAACAGGGCGAAGGCCAGGGCGTAGTACAGCGCCAGCGCCGGGACCGACTCGACCGGCGGCCGCCACCACAACAGGCTGAAGGCCAACGCGAAGGGCAGAGCGCCGAAGAGCAGGTAGGGACGCCGGCGTCCCCAGCGCGTGCGGGTGCGATCCGACAGGTACCCCACCAGCGGGTCGTTGATGTAGTCCCACGTGCTGCCGATGAAGATCGCCAGGGCGGCAACGGCCGGCATGACCCCGACTACTTCCGTCAAGAAGATGGCGAAGTACACGCTCAGAATGGTGTTGGTCAGGCTGAAACCCAGATCGCCTGAGCCGTAGGCCCACTTCTCGCGCCTGGACACCCTTGCGGTTGCGGCCATGCCGGATAGCTCCCGGAGCGTGATTGCGCCGTAGGTAGAACCCCTTCCGAACGGTTACGCGACGGCCGCCTCTGGATTGGCGGCCTTTTCCGGGGCCTTGCTGGAGAGGCTGCTTCCGCCGCTTGGCCGCAGACCGGGCCGGGAACCCATCTGGCGCTCCCCGGAGGATCGCCCCACCCAAGGCCGCCGCCCCTCGTCCGCCAGAGCAAGACCCACCGGCCTACCCGGCCGGGACATCACTCCAGGGGAGGATACCAGGCGACCCGGGTGCCGTTCACAACCAGCAGCAGGCCCTGTGCATCAAACGTCAGGCCGAACGGAGTTCCCTGCACGTCAATCGTCCCCAGATGACGCCCATCCCGATGGAAGACCTCCACGCCATCGATGTCCCCCACATAGATGCGCCCCTGGTCATCGACCGCGATCGAGGACGGCGCTCGCAGTTGGCCAGTTTCGTCGCCGGAACTGCCCACGCGGTTGAGGAATCGCCCCTCCGGCGAGTAGACGAACACACTCTGGGTGAACGTACCCAGGCCATACAGGTTGCCCTCGCCGTCGGCCGCCACCCGCAGGTCCAGCTCCGATTCGCCGGACGGTCCACTGGCCGCTGCCGGGATGGTCAGCTCGACCTGCCTGCTCCGTCCGAAGGTCACCAGATTGTCCTGCCCGGCGGCGTACCAAAAGGCGACCAGGCCGCCGTCGGCCGTCATGGCCACATCGTCAAAGCCATCGCCCGCCGGGTGATCCACCGGCTGCAGCACTTCGCCAGTCTCACCCTGGAAGCGCTGAATCGTTCCACCCTGAACCAGAAAGACGGTTCCGTCCCGACCGACGGCCAGGCCTCGCAGCGGACGATCGCGATCGGCATGCCATTGAGTCAGGAAGCCGCCCTCGGCGTCGAAGACTTGCACCCGTCCGCCCTGGTACTCGCCCACATAGATCCGGCCTTCGCCGTCGACGCCAATGCTGCGGGCATCGGTGAACCGCCCGGGCCCGATCCCTTCCCCACCGAAGGAGGGGATGGTCGTCGCCTGGGGGAGGTCCGCCTGCAGCGCCGACAGCGCCGTGGCGGCGGGCAGGACGGCCACCGCCGTCCCGAGGCCGATGCCGCCCGCCACCAGCGCAATGACCAGCCCGGTCAGGGAGATCACTCCGACAATCGTCACAATCAGGCAGGTCAGTCCCCTCGCCCGTTCGGGGGATCGGGAGGACACCTGGATGACCAGGTTTGGCGGCTGGGGAGGTTGCTGGCCCGCCACCTCAGAGACATCAATCGTGTGGCGGCAGTACGGGCAGCGCGTCGTCGGCTGTTCGCGGACCAGGTTCAAGGGTGCACCGCATCCAGGGCAGGCGATCACCTCGGCCATCGTCCCTCCATTCACCGCCGCACACGTATCCCGCCAGAGCGATCCCACCGTCGGCCATCCCTGCAACGACGAGGAACCTGCCACCCAACCGCGCGTGGAAGAGCCATTCTACCCGGCGAGGCTTGTCCGACGAGGACGGTCGTTGACCTCGGCCCGGCCTGTAAGCCGACTGGAAGGCCGCCCGGGACGCCGTTCTGCGTAGAATGGATCCAGACGCCCGGCATGGCCGGACCGTCGCCGCTGTGCGCACCGATGGACGGCACGC comes from the Anaerolineales bacterium genome and includes:
- a CDS encoding NHL repeat-containing protein, which encodes MAEVIACPGCGAPLNLVREQPTTRCPYCRHTIDVSEVAGQQPPQPPNLVIQVSSRSPERARGLTCLIVTIVGVISLTGLVIALVAGGIGLGTAVAVLPAATALSALQADLPQATTIPSFGGEGIGPGRFTDARSIGVDGEGRIYVGEYQGGRVQVFDAEGGFLTQWHADRDRPLRGLAVGRDGTVFLVQGGTIQRFQGETGEVLQPVDHPAGDGFDDVAMTADGGLVAFWYAAGQDNLVTFGRSRQVELTIPAAASGPSGESELDLRVAADGEGNLYGLGTFTQSVFVYSPEGRFLNRVGSSGDETGQLRAPSSIAVDDQGRIYVGDIDGVEVFHRDGRHLGTIDVQGTPFGLTFDAQGLLLVVNGTRVAWYPPLE